One genomic window of Cupriavidus sp. P-10 includes the following:
- a CDS encoding Mov34/MPN/PAD-1 family protein — MIDVVLSARCLHKLKRELQTAGENEIGGVLAAEQIDDGRFLVVDLSVQRNGTHTHFKRDPVQHREFIRRFHERTGHMPERFNYLGEWHSHPTYPATPSDVDFRQMQTLVEDEEQKSTFLVLVIVKLGRDGELRGSAHGFRPGVQPVRGRLQGIEAASVREECGRLRFLF, encoded by the coding sequence GTGATCGACGTCGTCCTCAGCGCTCGCTGTTTGCATAAGCTTAAGCGGGAGTTGCAGACCGCCGGCGAGAACGAGATAGGCGGCGTCTTGGCCGCGGAACAGATTGATGACGGGCGGTTTCTCGTGGTGGACTTGTCGGTGCAACGAAACGGCACGCACACGCACTTCAAGCGCGACCCAGTCCAGCACCGGGAGTTTATCCGGCGGTTCCATGAGCGGACGGGCCACATGCCGGAACGCTTCAACTATCTGGGCGAGTGGCACTCACATCCAACATACCCGGCAACTCCCAGTGATGTGGACTTCCGCCAGATGCAGACCTTAGTCGAAGACGAGGAGCAGAAGTCAACCTTCCTAGTTCTGGTGATTGTCAAGCTAGGCCGGGACGGGGAGCTTCGGGGGTCAGCGCACGGATTCCGGCCGGGGGTCCAACCTGTGCGCGGGCGCTTGCAAGGCATTGAGGCAGCGTCCGTCCGTGAGGAGTGCGGGCGCCTGCGATTTTTATTCTAA
- a CDS encoding ThiF family adenylyltransferase, which translates to MHAVQWLVDKQAGTAQVNIDFEGGKQLRQARLEYPFIYPFAPPRLVPREPGQRWSTHQWGMSELCLQIRADNWIKSLDGAAVLRSARHLLDTESTVDAKGCPKEVPSEHHFTEGQLLRWEYARLVLSDELLAEVLRREPDVWVLDLRMSFFEDSCVSLAVGISGSPQYDRWTDPTIPSSVGQRLNGVGRIAIVEPGDIRHQALTSPDMTCAERWAAFSSIPFDDYGFVVGLLEGRVIAKFLGKDNHTQDIIKILMDKQQRAPTRNAILATKRVAILGCGSMGSKVATSLARSGVRSFFLVDADVLKVGNLVRNDLDWGEVGAHKVDGLTAHLKRISEQVKVDRWVNQLGGQTSVDALNACLASLKTCDLIVETTGSGQGFVYASSVSESEGVPMVWGRVFGGGFGGYIARSRPGIEASPLDIRNAIYHWFQTPGFPEPPADVGLNYAADPDDQAPMIADDADVSVISSHLTGLAADALRGQQISDYPHSVYVIGLRKEWLFEQPFDTRPVDVSGVKTTNIAEDNEADGGTRTDEASA; encoded by the coding sequence GTGCATGCCGTCCAGTGGTTGGTCGATAAGCAGGCGGGCACGGCGCAAGTGAACATCGACTTCGAAGGCGGCAAGCAGCTTCGGCAAGCCCGCCTCGAGTACCCCTTCATTTACCCGTTTGCGCCGCCGCGGCTGGTCCCGCGCGAGCCGGGTCAGCGATGGTCGACGCACCAGTGGGGCATGTCGGAGCTGTGCCTGCAAATCCGCGCCGACAACTGGATCAAGTCCCTGGACGGCGCGGCAGTGCTGCGCAGCGCGCGACACCTCCTTGACACCGAAAGCACTGTCGACGCTAAGGGTTGTCCGAAGGAAGTGCCTTCTGAGCATCATTTCACCGAGGGACAGCTCCTCCGCTGGGAGTACGCGCGGCTGGTTCTCAGTGATGAGCTCTTGGCAGAAGTGCTGCGCCGAGAGCCTGACGTTTGGGTTCTGGACCTGCGCATGAGCTTCTTCGAGGACTCGTGTGTCAGTTTGGCTGTTGGAATCTCTGGATCGCCCCAGTATGACCGGTGGACCGACCCGACAATCCCCAGCTCGGTGGGCCAACGCCTGAACGGCGTCGGCCGAATCGCCATCGTCGAGCCCGGCGACATTCGCCATCAGGCACTGACCTCGCCAGACATGACCTGCGCTGAGCGATGGGCGGCGTTCTCGTCCATCCCGTTCGACGACTACGGCTTCGTGGTGGGCTTGCTGGAAGGGCGCGTAATCGCGAAGTTCCTCGGCAAGGACAACCACACCCAAGACATCATCAAGATTCTCATGGACAAGCAGCAGCGTGCTCCGACGCGCAACGCTATCCTGGCAACCAAGCGTGTTGCCATCCTCGGTTGCGGGTCGATGGGCAGCAAAGTGGCCACCTCGCTCGCCCGCTCGGGCGTCCGCAGCTTCTTCTTGGTCGACGCGGATGTCCTCAAGGTCGGCAACCTGGTGCGGAACGACTTGGACTGGGGGGAAGTCGGCGCACACAAGGTCGACGGTCTGACGGCGCACCTAAAGCGCATCAGTGAACAGGTCAAGGTCGACAGGTGGGTTAACCAGCTCGGAGGGCAGACCAGCGTGGACGCATTGAATGCATGCCTGGCCAGCCTGAAGACCTGTGACCTGATCGTCGAGACCACAGGAAGCGGTCAGGGCTTCGTTTACGCCAGTTCGGTGTCGGAAAGCGAAGGCGTCCCAATGGTATGGGGGCGTGTATTTGGCGGTGGGTTTGGCGGCTACATCGCCAGGAGCCGGCCCGGCATCGAGGCCTCTCCGCTGGACATCCGCAATGCCATCTATCACTGGTTCCAGACGCCCGGATTCCCCGAGCCGCCTGCCGACGTCGGCCTCAACTACGCGGCTGACCCCGACGACCAGGCTCCCATGATTGCGGACGATGCAGATGTGTCTGTAATATCCTCGCACCTTACCGGCTTGGCCGCCGACGCGCTGCGGGGCCAGCAAATCTCCGACTACCCGCACTCGGTGTACGTCATCGGTCTGCGGAAGGAGTGGCTCTTCGAGCAGCCCTTTGACACCCGCCCGGTCGACGTTTCCGGGGTCAAGACCACGAACATCGCAGAGGACAACGAGGCGGACGGAGGCACCCGAACCGACGAGGCCAGCGCGTGA
- a CDS encoding adenylate/guanylate cyclase domain-containing protein, giving the protein MDRQRAAREPMAKRTWNEDTAKSRIASRLKEVTNVVIKDYVRDTDLTGIGTGVAYRVDGVHLYIDIINIKELLETTTADGERAHKRALRFLNNHYRAVRNILLSVDAIQVDFHNQRLHAVFAKPYDDEAARIHKAVATAQLVRDVLVKIGENEEDPLPAAKTRVGIDTGKALAVNNGRRSSREPLFLGNPANQAAKRAGFDTEVEGIFITNNARSAVGWDKVLNDSNTALTDEQVSKSQEKAALDLTVDKVVKDWETDLQNNPIGKFEFTRHTPPYRDLDLETLTPRNSRRQEGTSIYADIDNFTRYVAERIEDDEDAIDVVKTLHVLRSELDGVLYEDFAGKKVRFIGDCIHGILIEGTAATTDDAETAKNAMLCAAAMRSSFAVALRELKAEGIDVGDLGLAIGLEHGFIAVTRLGMKSEMIRCCISRSVLASEAEQQNCNGRQTSIGPKLDQHAPQQLRNLFGSSRKRSDFDYAAAEDALNPKDDSKKSTNNSGSLLKPATAAASGFAFGAAAEPSRTLAGFS; this is encoded by the coding sequence ATGGACCGCCAGCGGGCGGCAAGGGAACCTATGGCCAAACGGACTTGGAATGAAGACACGGCGAAGTCGCGCATCGCGTCACGCCTGAAGGAAGTCACCAACGTCGTCATCAAGGACTACGTCCGGGACACGGACCTTACCGGCATCGGGACCGGCGTCGCCTACCGGGTGGACGGTGTCCATTTGTACATCGACATCATCAACATCAAAGAGTTGCTGGAAACGACCACCGCCGACGGTGAACGCGCACACAAGCGAGCATTGCGGTTCCTCAACAACCACTACCGCGCGGTCCGCAACATCCTGCTGAGCGTCGACGCTATCCAGGTCGACTTCCACAACCAGCGTCTGCACGCCGTCTTCGCGAAGCCCTACGACGACGAGGCGGCTCGCATTCACAAGGCGGTGGCGACCGCTCAACTCGTCCGCGACGTCCTGGTTAAGATCGGCGAGAACGAAGAGGACCCGCTGCCCGCAGCCAAGACCCGCGTCGGAATCGACACCGGCAAGGCTCTCGCCGTCAACAACGGCCGCCGCTCCAGCCGGGAGCCGTTGTTCCTCGGCAATCCTGCCAACCAGGCCGCGAAGCGGGCCGGCTTTGACACGGAGGTGGAGGGCATTTTCATCACCAACAACGCCCGCAGCGCGGTCGGCTGGGACAAAGTGCTGAACGACTCCAACACCGCGTTGACCGACGAGCAGGTCTCCAAGTCCCAAGAGAAGGCGGCTCTCGACCTGACGGTGGACAAGGTCGTCAAGGATTGGGAAACGGACCTCCAGAACAACCCCATCGGCAAATTCGAGTTCACGCGTCACACGCCCCCGTACCGCGACCTCGACCTGGAAACACTGACCCCGCGCAACTCGCGTCGGCAGGAGGGCACCTCGATCTATGCCGACATCGACAACTTCACCCGGTACGTCGCTGAGCGCATCGAAGATGACGAAGACGCCATCGACGTGGTCAAGACGCTCCACGTCCTGCGCAGCGAGCTGGACGGTGTTCTGTACGAGGATTTCGCCGGCAAGAAGGTTCGCTTCATCGGCGACTGCATTCACGGCATTCTGATCGAGGGCACCGCCGCGACCACGGACGACGCAGAAACTGCGAAGAACGCCATGCTGTGTGCTGCGGCCATGCGTAGCAGCTTTGCGGTCGCCTTGCGGGAGCTGAAAGCTGAAGGCATCGACGTCGGCGACCTTGGCCTCGCTATTGGTCTGGAGCACGGGTTCATCGCGGTGACGAGGCTAGGCATGAAGAGCGAGATGATCCGCTGCTGTATCAGCCGTTCGGTGCTCGCATCCGAGGCAGAGCAGCAGAACTGCAACGGCCGACAGACCTCCATCGGTCCGAAGTTGGACCAGCATGCGCCACAGCAGCTTCGAAACCTGTTTGGCAGCAGCCGCAAGCGCTCCGACTTCGACTACGCCGCTGCCGAGGATGCGCTGAACCCCAAGGACGACAGCAAGAAGTCAACCAACAACTCCGGCTCGTTGCTCAAGCCTGCAACGGCCGCAGCATCCGGCTTCGCGTTCGGTGCTGCGGCTGAGCCCTCGCGTACATTGGCCGGCTTCTCATGA
- a CDS encoding H-NS histone family protein, which translates to MTAKTERADAIRWIQTQMDDYGLTLEELDAAGCFAPPPPPPPPAPPAPVVCYRNAEGLTWDGQGEMPSWLKRAVNAGQSVEFFRVG; encoded by the coding sequence ATGACAGCAAAAACTGAGCGGGCGGACGCGATCCGCTGGATCCAGACGCAGATGGACGACTACGGGCTCACCCTCGAAGAGCTCGACGCGGCGGGGTGCTTCGCGCCGCCGCCGCCGCCTCCACCGCCAGCACCACCGGCGCCGGTGGTCTGCTACCGCAATGCGGAAGGGCTGACCTGGGACGGGCAGGGCGAGATGCCGTCGTGGCTCAAGCGGGCCGTCAATGCGGGGCAGAGCGTCGAGTTTTTCCGGGTGGGATAG
- a CDS encoding H-NS histone family protein, whose protein sequence is MKENELTPKQVVEPVVASHATDGPGQMELPIAEAMRDADPVLGEASDAGVGRGSADTQARRMDFWSTSRDSSPTATVSYRRRRPYTAPDASTEDVASEASREAAASEALRESDAPEAPIAAMPSEATPEAVAEAPVEVLATDEPMEAAAQDELAETAAPVAPLYAPAPEAAPEAMQAPKRGRKPKALTETAAPEAAPEATRAPKRGRQPKALTETAAPEAAPEETRAPKRGRQPKALTETAAPEAAPEETRAPKRGRKPKALTETTAPEAAPEETRAPQRGRKPKALTETAAPEAAPEETRAPKRGRKPKALTETAAAEAEPEETRAPKRGRKPKALTETAAAEAAPEATRAPKRGRKPKILAEVAAPEVTTQETPTRKRGPKQITLPGVEAAPEAPTQKTRTRKPRQEQKAPTATQSPSQSSLLAQLASVNAQLEQLRATEVPKDVEEIQQWMQEYDLSIEDIAGKPSVEPAARAVPTKTKAAPRPRYRNPKTGQTWSGRGRAPAWIGKKPERFLIDLLY, encoded by the coding sequence ATGAAGGAGAACGAATTGACCCCGAAGCAAGTGGTTGAACCCGTTGTCGCGAGCCATGCGACGGACGGACCTGGTCAGATGGAGCTTCCCATCGCTGAGGCGATGCGCGACGCGGATCCCGTCTTGGGTGAAGCCAGTGATGCAGGCGTCGGTCGTGGCAGCGCTGACACGCAGGCCCGACGCATGGACTTCTGGTCGACAAGCCGGGATAGCAGCCCGACGGCGACCGTGTCATATCGGCGCCGGCGGCCTTACACAGCCCCGGACGCTTCAACGGAAGACGTGGCCTCGGAAGCATCGAGGGAAGCCGCCGCCTCGGAAGCGTTGAGGGAATCGGACGCGCCGGAAGCGCCCATTGCAGCCATGCCCTCGGAAGCGACCCCGGAAGCTGTGGCCGAAGCTCCGGTTGAAGTCCTGGCCACGGACGAACCGATGGAAGCTGCCGCCCAGGACGAACTGGCCGAAACGGCCGCCCCGGTCGCACCACTTTACGCCCCAGCTCCGGAAGCTGCGCCTGAAGCGATGCAGGCCCCGAAGCGCGGACGGAAGCCGAAAGCGCTCACCGAAACTGCCGCCCCGGAAGCTGCGCCGGAAGCGACGCGGGCCCCGAAGCGCGGTCGGCAGCCGAAGGCGCTCACCGAAACTGCCGCCCCGGAAGCTGCGCCGGAAGAGACGCGGGCCCCGAAGCGCGGTCGGCAGCCGAAAGCGCTCACCGAAACTGCCGCCCCGGAAGCTGCGCCGGAAGAGACGCGGGCTCCGAAGCGCGGTCGGAAGCCGAAAGCGCTCACCGAAACTACCGCTCCGGAAGCTGCGCCGGAAGAGACGCGGGCGCCGCAGCGCGGTCGGAAGCCGAAAGCGCTCACCGAAACTGCCGCTCCGGAAGCTGCGCCGGAAGAGACGCGGGCCCCGAAGCGCGGTCGGAAGCCGAAAGCGCTCACCGAAACTGCCGCTGCGGAAGCTGAGCCGGAAGAGACGCGGGCCCCGAAGCGCGGTCGGAAGCCGAAAGCGCTCACCGAAACTGCCGCTGCGGAAGCTGCGCCGGAAGCGACGCGGGCCCCGAAGCGCGGTCGGAAGCCGAAAATCCTAGCTGAAGTTGCCGCTCCGGAAGTCACGACTCAAGAGACCCCAACCCGGAAGCGCGGGCCGAAGCAGATAACACTGCCTGGAGTGGAGGCTGCCCCGGAAGCGCCGACTCAGAAGACGCGAACCCGGAAGCCGCGACAGGAGCAAAAAGCGCCTACTGCAACCCAAAGCCCGTCCCAATCCTCACTGCTCGCTCAACTGGCATCTGTCAATGCGCAACTTGAGCAGTTGCGAGCCACGGAAGTGCCAAAGGACGTGGAGGAAATTCAGCAGTGGATGCAGGAGTACGACCTCAGCATAGAGGACATTGCGGGTAAGCCCAGTGTTGAGCCCGCTGCCCGCGCTGTTCCGACCAAGACGAAGGCCGCGCCGCGCCCGAGGTACCGCAATCCCAAGACGGGCCAGACCTGGTCAGGGCGCGGTCGGGCCCCCGCGTGGATTGGCAAGAAGCCCGAGCGTTTCCTCATCGATCTCTTGTACTGA
- a CDS encoding DUF2357 domain-containing protein, translating into MVVVDVLLPSEVGSQFFLDVSPSPSKTGQSEFNAMVSDIRAFDQILLSGTSSATMAFGREGRTGKYENDILLARLREYGPSFLDSVETIGRFPHRFLSADTKVLPLSRVRRLHHTSLQDRRLAAIATGRILGAESMDSFQVNSRTSAPTFDTPANRAMLALLRRFRAAVSFIRERVLDSKLGSPLEEQRLRAERRLRDLDSLAQRTQQLMFTPLFREVTSSETSAAGLTQIAAQPAYSRAYRLGCWALLTGVEGGHDSDQLHIPPSWGIYETWCYLCVAQCVTEVTGVTPIEAAPKAVSAERALRFELGDKRWLEVLFQATFPALKTSATRIGWSLSRERRPDIVLIDKGETGPRALVLDAKWRSGRENVLDAMESGHIYHDALRVDGASPAPCLLLLPGQSSVPELEQDAYAYGYGVGAISSVRVEGTGKARIREILKAWLTSN; encoded by the coding sequence ATGGTGGTGGTCGATGTTTTGCTGCCTAGCGAAGTTGGCTCTCAATTTTTTCTGGACGTCAGCCCAAGCCCTTCCAAGACCGGTCAGTCAGAGTTCAATGCAATGGTCTCGGATATCAGGGCTTTCGACCAGATTCTGTTGAGCGGAACGTCCTCGGCAACAATGGCGTTTGGACGGGAAGGACGTACGGGCAAGTATGAGAACGACATCTTGCTCGCTCGCTTGAGAGAGTATGGGCCGTCGTTTCTTGATTCGGTCGAAACGATTGGGCGCTTCCCCCATAGGTTTCTATCCGCAGACACCAAAGTACTACCTCTCTCGCGGGTACGGCGACTGCATCATACATCGCTGCAGGATAGGCGGCTGGCTGCTATTGCCACTGGACGCATATTGGGCGCGGAGTCGATGGACTCGTTCCAAGTCAATAGTCGGACCTCTGCACCAACGTTCGACACTCCCGCAAACCGGGCAATGCTTGCGCTCTTGCGACGTTTCCGAGCCGCCGTCTCATTCATACGGGAAAGAGTCTTGGATTCGAAGCTTGGAAGTCCGCTGGAAGAGCAGCGTCTCCGTGCTGAGCGACGACTACGTGACTTGGATAGCTTGGCGCAGCGCACACAGCAGCTGATGTTCACGCCACTATTTCGTGAGGTCACGTCCAGCGAGACATCGGCAGCCGGCCTTACACAAATAGCGGCGCAACCTGCGTACAGTCGGGCCTACCGCCTTGGTTGCTGGGCGCTACTAACGGGGGTTGAAGGAGGCCACGACAGCGACCAGCTGCATATTCCCCCATCATGGGGAATTTATGAGACATGGTGTTACCTTTGTGTTGCGCAGTGCGTAACGGAGGTCACCGGCGTGACACCTATCGAGGCAGCACCCAAGGCGGTTTCAGCTGAACGCGCTCTGCGTTTTGAGCTGGGGGACAAACGGTGGCTCGAAGTCCTTTTTCAAGCCACGTTCCCAGCCCTCAAGACATCGGCGACGCGAATTGGGTGGAGCTTATCCAGAGAACGTAGGCCGGACATCGTGCTCATTGACAAGGGAGAGACGGGCCCACGAGCGCTCGTCCTTGACGCAAAGTGGAGAAGCGGGAGAGAAAACGTACTCGATGCCATGGAGTCCGGCCACATCTATCATGATGCCCTGAGAGTCGATGGGGCGTCGCCTGCACCGTGCCTGTTACTCCTCCCTGGGCAAAGCTCGGTTCCTGAGTTAGAACAGGATGCGTATGCTTACGGGTACGGTGTGGGTGCAATTAGTTCCGTGCGAGTTGAAGGAACTGGAAAAGCGCGAATCAGGGAAATACTTAAGGCTTGGCTGACTAGTAATTGA
- a CDS encoding McrB family protein codes for MNGKLESDAALKAQLNAALGGAAVSKGAQDWYSRLAAFVAEVKAGIPSKLDDANFLKKLWDDNPVAATGMGSVKTAPALADAAFRDWFATEVTKPVPADPVAAEIQLTALYDELRARLKVLCGRTPRLKLNRVLCAIYPEHFTTVADPGKLLFLHKEMGGAANDHPVRAHKAIRTRIDTVLGPVNDTDPVDIVRRICLPWMVYERIADDGIGDTPIDPTEHAASLTPVPATLRRKGLTSLKGGFQTLLGYLPELSEGVSKEEFSDIIRQSNPELAPSSLITCINVVSREFDLCKRDGDTYRLSARGINLLETQDPDELADHLLTKILGVDHVVKVLDSAPQSKASLVAMLQKVHPGWTSDFAPTSLLGWLTSLGVIEVGDKKQLKLTERGKRWAELVTWEPECLPAPTEPVVEVKVEVSDATQLPALPELWQRLSALVAGKLVLEKSLVAQLHAGLWFHPVRHFAVLTGISGSGKTQLALNYALALGNVDTYDHDRVRVIPVQPGWYDPSPLLGYVNPIQDTSYRSAPFLDLLLRAAADPEHPYVAILDEMNLSHPEQYLAPVLSAMETYGWLDLHQLSEETTPIPRRVRYPANLAIIGTLNMDETTHGLSDKVLDRAYTLEFWNINVQDFPGWATAPLPPALKEKTQALLSALGEALAPVRLHFGWRTISDVLSYLAFQSAFAPSETAALDDVVYAKVLPKLRGETSAKFQKALQETHKVLEDNGLARCCSKVESLQEDLVATGSARFWR; via the coding sequence TTGAACGGGAAACTGGAGAGCGATGCTGCGCTGAAAGCTCAGCTGAATGCCGCCCTAGGCGGGGCCGCAGTGTCCAAAGGCGCTCAGGATTGGTACTCGAGGTTGGCCGCTTTCGTGGCCGAGGTTAAAGCTGGAATTCCCAGTAAGCTCGACGATGCCAATTTTTTGAAGAAGCTATGGGACGACAATCCTGTAGCCGCTACAGGAATGGGCTCCGTCAAGACGGCTCCGGCTCTAGCTGACGCCGCCTTCCGAGATTGGTTTGCGACCGAAGTAACGAAACCGGTGCCAGCGGACCCCGTGGCGGCAGAGATTCAACTTACGGCGCTGTACGACGAACTCCGGGCCCGCCTCAAGGTTCTCTGCGGACGCACTCCGCGCTTGAAACTCAATCGCGTCCTGTGCGCTATATACCCAGAGCACTTCACTACAGTCGCAGACCCTGGCAAGCTACTATTTCTCCACAAGGAGATGGGTGGGGCGGCTAACGACCATCCCGTTAGAGCGCACAAGGCGATTCGCACCCGTATCGATACAGTGCTCGGGCCGGTCAACGATACCGACCCCGTCGACATCGTGCGGAGGATTTGCCTGCCGTGGATGGTCTATGAGCGCATCGCGGACGATGGCATCGGTGATACGCCGATTGACCCGACGGAGCATGCAGCGTCGCTGACACCAGTACCTGCGACATTGCGGCGCAAGGGACTAACGTCCCTGAAGGGCGGCTTCCAGACACTGCTGGGATACCTTCCTGAACTCAGCGAGGGCGTTTCCAAAGAAGAATTCTCGGACATCATCAGGCAGAGCAACCCCGAACTCGCCCCGAGCAGCCTCATCACCTGCATCAACGTCGTTTCTCGAGAGTTTGACCTGTGTAAGCGCGACGGGGACACCTACCGGCTAAGCGCTCGTGGTATCAACTTGCTTGAGACGCAAGACCCAGACGAACTGGCTGACCACCTGCTAACCAAGATTCTTGGTGTCGACCATGTAGTGAAGGTATTGGACTCTGCGCCGCAGAGCAAGGCTAGCCTCGTCGCAATGCTTCAGAAAGTACACCCTGGCTGGACGTCTGATTTTGCCCCGACTTCACTTCTCGGATGGCTGACCAGTCTCGGGGTCATTGAGGTCGGCGATAAAAAACAGTTAAAGCTCACCGAACGCGGCAAGCGTTGGGCAGAACTTGTCACCTGGGAGCCAGAGTGCTTACCCGCGCCGACGGAGCCGGTGGTCGAGGTTAAGGTAGAGGTTTCCGACGCCACGCAACTGCCGGCGCTTCCCGAGTTATGGCAACGCCTTTCTGCATTGGTTGCTGGAAAGCTCGTACTGGAGAAGTCGCTGGTCGCTCAACTCCACGCTGGACTCTGGTTTCACCCGGTTCGGCACTTCGCCGTTCTCACTGGTATTTCAGGGTCCGGCAAGACTCAGTTGGCGCTGAACTACGCTCTGGCGCTGGGCAATGTCGACACGTACGACCATGACCGAGTCCGAGTCATCCCTGTCCAGCCGGGTTGGTATGACCCAAGTCCTTTGCTCGGCTACGTCAATCCCATACAGGACACATCCTACAGAAGCGCCCCGTTCCTTGACCTGCTGCTACGCGCCGCCGCAGACCCCGAGCATCCCTATGTAGCGATTCTTGATGAGATGAACCTCTCCCATCCGGAGCAGTATTTGGCACCAGTGCTATCCGCGATGGAAACTTACGGATGGCTCGACCTTCATCAACTCAGTGAAGAGACCACGCCTATCCCGAGGCGCGTGCGTTACCCAGCCAATCTCGCCATCATCGGCACCCTGAACATGGATGAGACCACTCATGGTCTGTCCGACAAGGTGCTTGACCGCGCCTACACACTCGAATTTTGGAATATCAACGTGCAGGATTTTCCGGGATGGGCCACCGCTCCGCTTCCCCCGGCGCTAAAGGAGAAGACTCAAGCTCTTCTCAGTGCCCTCGGCGAGGCCCTTGCGCCAGTACGACTGCACTTTGGCTGGCGAACAATTAGCGACGTGCTGAGCTATCTAGCATTCCAGTCTGCATTCGCACCATCCGAGACGGCTGCGCTCGACGACGTTGTGTACGCCAAGGTTCTACCGAAACTACGCGGTGAGACCTCTGCCAAGTTTCAAAAGGCACTTCAGGAAACTCATAAAGTTCTGGAGGACAACGGACTCGCCAGGTGTTGCAGCAAGGTTGAAAGTCTGCAAGAAGACCTCGTCGCAACGGGCTCGGCCCGTTTCTGGCGTTAG